The following coding sequences lie in one Sphingomonas sp. M1-B02 genomic window:
- a CDS encoding ATP-dependent helicase has translation MNLPAPSHADAPYLASLNAPQRDAVLTTEGPVLVLAGAGTGKTAALTARLAHLLWTRKAYPSELLAVTFTNKAAREMRERVGRLVGQAVEGMPWLGTFHAIGAKMLRRHAELVGLQSNFTILDTDDQLRLLKQLISAADLDEKRWPARSLAGLIDQWKNKGLTPKEIDAGESERYANGRGQALYAAYQERLKTLNACDFGDLLLHMLVILKTHRDVLEQYQQRFRYILVDEYQDTNAVQYLWLRLLAQERRNLCCVGDDDQSIYSWRGALVENILKFEKDFPGAKVIKLEQNYRSTPHILAAASGVIANNGGRLGKTLWTDKPEGEKVKVLGIWDGPEEARRVGEEIEGLQRGGLSLDDTAILVRAQHQTREFEDRFIAIGLPYRIIGGFRFYERAEIRDALAYLRIVAQPSDDLAFERIVNVPKRGLGDKALAKVHQYARAAQLPLATAAARILDTDELTPQARRALGNLIGDVARWRSMGDTLPHPELARIILDESGYTAMWQADRTAEAAGRLENLNELVRAMEEYESLTGFLEHVSLVMDNESNAEDAKVTIMTIHAAKGLEFDTVYLAGWEEGIFPSQRALDEGGLASLEEERRLAYVAITRARRQATILHAANRRIYGQWTSSLPSRFIAELPAEHIAEESTMSGGASLWQANWSDRADPFADVGRGTGRGPGWQRAAGVDPKNPGGTFHSRTFTREAPRVLEARASAVSFGAKPRDDLSVGIRVFHQKFGYGLVAEIEGNKLEIDFEQAGRKRVMDSFVTLGA, from the coding sequence ATGAACCTACCCGCGCCTTCCCATGCCGACGCCCCTTATCTCGCGTCGCTCAATGCCCCCCAGCGCGATGCCGTGCTCACCACCGAGGGGCCGGTCCTCGTCCTCGCCGGCGCCGGGACCGGCAAGACCGCCGCGCTCACCGCCCGGCTCGCGCACCTGCTGTGGACGCGGAAAGCCTACCCGTCCGAGCTGCTCGCGGTCACCTTCACCAACAAGGCCGCGCGCGAGATGCGCGAGCGGGTCGGCCGCCTCGTCGGCCAGGCGGTCGAGGGCATGCCCTGGCTCGGCACTTTCCACGCGATCGGCGCCAAGATGTTGCGCCGCCACGCCGAGCTGGTCGGGCTACAGTCCAATTTCACGATCCTCGATACCGACGATCAGCTGCGCCTGCTCAAGCAGCTCATCTCCGCCGCCGATCTCGACGAGAAGCGCTGGCCCGCACGCAGCCTCGCCGGGCTGATCGATCAGTGGAAGAATAAGGGCCTCACCCCCAAGGAGATCGATGCCGGCGAGTCCGAGCGCTACGCCAATGGCCGTGGCCAGGCGCTCTACGCCGCCTATCAGGAGCGGCTCAAGACGCTCAACGCCTGCGATTTCGGCGATCTGTTGCTGCACATGCTGGTGATCCTGAAGACCCACCGCGACGTGCTCGAACAGTATCAGCAGCGCTTCCGCTACATCCTCGTCGACGAGTATCAGGATACCAACGCGGTCCAATATCTCTGGCTGCGCCTGCTCGCCCAAGAGCGCCGCAACCTCTGCTGCGTCGGCGACGACGATCAGTCGATCTATTCGTGGCGCGGCGCGCTGGTCGAGAATATCCTGAAGTTCGAAAAGGATTTCCCCGGCGCCAAGGTCATCAAGCTCGAGCAGAATTACCGCTCGACACCGCACATCCTCGCCGCCGCCAGCGGGGTCATCGCCAACAATGGCGGCCGCCTCGGCAAGACGCTTTGGACCGACAAGCCCGAGGGCGAGAAGGTCAAGGTCCTCGGCATCTGGGACGGTCCCGAGGAGGCGCGCCGGGTCGGGGAAGAAATAGAGGGCCTCCAGCGCGGCGGGCTCAGCCTCGATGATACCGCGATCCTCGTCCGCGCGCAGCACCAGACCCGCGAGTTCGAGGACCGCTTCATCGCGATCGGCCTGCCCTATCGCATCATCGGCGGCTTCCGCTTCTACGAGCGCGCCGAAATCCGCGATGCGCTCGCCTATCTGCGCATCGTCGCCCAGCCTTCCGACGACCTCGCCTTCGAACGCATCGTCAACGTCCCCAAGCGCGGCCTCGGCGACAAGGCGCTCGCCAAGGTCCACCAATATGCCCGCGCCGCGCAATTGCCCTTGGCCACCGCCGCCGCGCGCATCCTCGATACCGACGAGCTCACTCCCCAGGCCCGCCGCGCGCTGGGCAATCTGATCGGCGACGTGGCCCGCTGGCGATCGATGGGCGACACCCTCCCTCATCCCGAGCTCGCCCGCATCATCCTCGACGAGAGCGGCTACACCGCGATGTGGCAGGCCGATCGCACCGCCGAGGCCGCCGGTCGCCTCGAGAATCTCAACGAGCTCGTCCGCGCGATGGAGGAATATGAGTCGCTCACCGGCTTCCTCGAACATGTCAGCCTCGTCATGGACAATGAGAGCAATGCCGAGGATGCCAAAGTCACGATCATGACGATCCACGCCGCCAAGGGGCTCGAGTTCGACACCGTCTATCTGGCGGGCTGGGAGGAAGGCATCTTCCCGTCGCAGCGCGCGCTCGACGAAGGCGGCCTCGCCAGCCTCGAGGAGGAGCGCCGGCTCGCCTATGTCGCGATCACCCGCGCTCGCCGCCAGGCGACGATCCTCCACGCCGCCAATCGCCGCATCTATGGCCAATGGACCAGCAGCCTGCCCTCGCGCTTCATCGCCGAGCTCCCGGCCGAGCATATTGCCGAGGAATCGACGATGTCGGGCGGCGCGTCGTTGTGGCAGGCGAACTGGAGCGACCGTGCCGATCCCTTCGCCGACGTGGGCCGCGGCACCGGGCGCGGCCCCGGCTGGCAGCGCGCGGCGGGCGTCGATCCCAAAAATCCCGGCGGGACCTTCCATAGCCGTACCTTCACCCGCGAGGCGCCGCGAGTATTGGAAGCCCGGGCGAGCGCAGTCAGCTTCGGGGCCAAACCGCGCGATGATCTGTCTGTGGGGATCCGCGTCTTCCACCAGAAGTTCGGCTACGGCCTGGTTGCGGAGATCGAAGGCAACAAGCTTGAGATCGATTTCGAACAGGCAGGCCGAAAGCGCGTGATGGACAGCTTCGTGACGTTAGGGGCCTGA